The Microbacter margulisiae genomic sequence ATAATAAAGAGACACAGAAAAACCCGACGAATTACTTCCATTTCGATATTTCTCTACGTCATAACTAATCTTGAAAGAACCGATGGGATCTGCTCCTGTATTTTGAAGTTGTAGATAAAGATTGACACTCTTTGAATTATCTGTACTTGCCAATCCTCCTAATGCCCGTTCCGTAGCTTTATCAGGATCTCCAGCTCCAAAATTATAAATTCCATTATGAGCGGTTCCACTCATATTATCACCACCATTTCTTGTCGTTGTATTACCTGCATTTGCATAACTCCCGACTGCCCTTACACCTTCGGTGTTATCAGCAGCCCATCCATTCGGAAGAGTAGCTGTATTTGAAGTTCCAATAGCATCAAAATCTTGCACATATGATGTACTTACATCAATAAGTGCCTGGGCATGAACTGTTACTGAAAATATAAACAAAGAAAAAATAACGGTTAAACCGCAACAAAATGAAGAGAGAATCTTAGAGAATGGTGTGGTAATCATAGTTTATAATTTATAGATTAAAAAAGAAATTGCAATATGTTTGTTACATATTACATCATTTGTGTCATCAGATTTATTGTTGGATTTTTCCCTATCACCATATAGCATAACCAACCATACAGTATCAGCGTAATCTTATTAAACATCGGCGTTTACTATTCATGTGAAATTTTAATCTTACAAAAGTAATCAATTTTGAATAAACCACAATTTATCTACATTACGATATAGTTAATTACATATAACATATTTGAAATATACGACTAATACTATAGAATCAACAGTAAGCAGCAGATAAAAAAACGTCCTTCTCTCATATTTTCAATGCGAGAAGGACGTTACACAAAATAAAAATCAGAGTTAGCTTAGTGATTCAGGATCTAAAGCTCCCAACTGAAACTGTTTATATTTTAGAGAGAGAAGAGCAATAAGCTTTGATATTTGTGCGAATGCCTGCTCGGTTTCTTGGGTTAAGGGTTTGCGTTGCAATCTCAACAGAAAAACGCCATATAGAAAGACAAAGCAACCTTCAACTTCATCTTTTGCATGTGAAGCCACCTCTGACCTACGTATAAAATCCGCCATATAGGGTAATGCTTTATAAAGTTGCGCAGTATAATCAGCATGTTTTTGTGATTTGACCAACGCATAATGCAAATCTATCAGATCATCCAAAGCATTCGAAACAAACTGTAAATGACCGGTTTGTTGAATATTTTCAGCACGCATCATTTCAATAAGATCTGAATACCACTCTAAAAGCTGTTTTTTCTTATCAGGAGAAAGGGAAGATGAAGCAATGATATTTTGTTGAATTGCATCAAGGTCTAATTGATTGGCACGGATTAAATCTTCAATTTGCCACATATAGAGAATATACTCCGCAATATTTTCCTCTTTTTTTTCTTTAGCAACAAACATAATATCCAATCAAATGAACAGATCTAAATTATTCTTCATCCTCATCATCAAAAGATAGAAAGTCAGCATAGTTCTGGTCTGTAAAGAAATCCAGATCTCGCCTTTCTTTCTTGGTTGGTCTTCCCAACCCTCTGTCACGATCAACAAATCCACTTATATGAGAAACTTCTAACAGCTCAAATTGATCTAGTGGTGTTACGTTTTCCATAAAATTTGACACAAATTTGGCACTCAATCGATTAGGAGAAATGGCAATAATCCTGAAAGAAAACATCACGGGAGGACGACGAAGTTGAATAATATCTCCTTCTTTAACCATGTGAGAAGGTTTCATAGATATCCCATGCATCATGACCCTCCCCTTTTTACAATAATCCGCCGCTAACGATCGCGTTTTAAAGAGGCGCATGGTCCATAACCATTTATCAATACGAATTTCGTTACCCATCTATCGAAATGTAAATAAATAATTCATTCCGAAATTCCACAACGTCACAACGATTGTTGCAACTACTTTGGAAACATAAAAATTCATATGCCATTTCTTGACCAAAAAGTAAATCGTAGCGTTGTTGATCAGCAGACCTATTACTGCTATCAACATAAACAACGCATATTGTTCCCCTATTTGCGGATTGTGATTATGAAATGCCCATATCCTGTTCAAAAGGTAGTTGGATGAAGCCGCTGTTGCAAATCCCGTAGAATTAGCCACATAGGGGTTCAAGCGTAACTTCTCTTTCAAGAGATAAGTCAATCCGAAATCAATAATTGTCCCGGATGCGCCAACCACACAAAAACGAACAAATTGTATCAGCATGAAACCTCAGAGAAAGAAGTGACACAAAAAAACCATCTCACCAGGAGATGGTTTTGAAGAATTTGTTTGTCATTTAGTTATGCCGGATGAATTGCTTCTGAAGGACAAACATCGGCGCATGTGCCACAATCTGTGCAAACATCAGGATCAATTACATAAATATCACCTTCACTTATAGCCCCTACGGGACATTCTGAAATACAAGTTCCACATGCAATGCAATCTTCTGTAATTACGTAAGCCATTTCTTTAAAGGATTAAATTAAGATTCATAATTGGGACAAAAGTAGGAAATAAATTGAGAGAGTGCAACTCAAACGTCTATTTTTTTGCAAAAAAACACAAATGCATTTTTCCTATTATTCAATAACTCCCTTACAAAAAGGCATTTTCACAACTTGTGCAGGAATTAGTTTTTCCCGTATAGAAATAAATATCTCACTTCCCGGCGAAGCAAATGTTGTAGACACATAACCCATTCCGATTCCAACTTTAAGGACAGGAGATATAGTTCCTGAAGTCACTTTGCCAATTATATTTCCTTGATTATCGGCGATATCGTATCCATGCCTTGGAATTCCCTTTGCTGTCAACCGGAATCCTACCAAACGACGGGAAACCCCTTCTTTTTTTTGTTGTTCTAATAAAATTCTATCCATAAATGTTTTTTCGGGAACAAATTTTGTAATCCAGCCTAGTCCTGCCTCAATAGGAGAAGTAGAATCATCAATATCGTTTCCATACAATGCAAAGCCCATCTCCAGACGAAGCGTATCGCGGGCGCCAAGTCCAATAGGTTGAATCCCTTCAGATTTACCTTTCTCAAAAATAGCATTCCAGATTTTCATCCCATCTTCAGGATAGAAATAAAGTTCAAACCCACCGGCTCCTGTATAACCTGTATTTGAAAGGATTACTTCCGGAACGCCAGCAAATTCACCTACTTTGAAACTATAATAAGGAATTGACGATAAGTCGACATCCGTAAGCTGCTGCAAAACTTTTGTAGCTTTAGGTCCCTGCACTGCCAATTGTGCCATACGATCGGAACTATTTTCCAACTCGGCGCCTTCCGTGTTGTTAGAAACACACCAGTGCCAATCTTTCTCAATATTTGCAGCATTTACAACTAACAAATATTTATTCTCTTCGTAGTGATAAATCAATAAATCATCCACAATGCCGCCATGGCCATTGGGGAAGCAGGTATATTGAGCTTTCCCTATTGGAAGAGAGGAGACATCATTGGTGGTAATTTTTTGCAAAAAAGGTAATGCGCTTTTACCTTTTACCCAAAATTCGCCCATATGCGAAACATCAAAAACACCTACTTTTGAACGAACAACAAAATGTTCATCCAAAATGCCGCTATACTCAATCGGCATATTATATCCTGCAAATTCATGCATTTTTGCTCCAAGAGCCATGTGTAACTCCGTAAATGGGGTCGTTTTCATTTGAAAATAAGATTATAAATCAATTTTATTACTGTTTATGTTTAATCACTGAGCATATTTCTGGGTTATTTTTTGAACAATCTTCAAAACCAGTTCAGTTGCTTTTTCCATCGATTGAACAGGAATATACTCATATCGTCCGTGGAAATTATGCCCACCGGTAAAGATATTTGGACAGGGTAATCCTTTGAAAGAAAGCTGAGCTCCGTCTGTACCCCCACGAATCGCCTTAATTTTAGGGGCTATTCCAATCTCTCTCATTGATTCTTCCACAATATCTACCACATGCATTACCGGTAGAATTTGCTCCCTCATATTGAAATACTGATCTCTCAAAGTCAACGTAGCACAATTGGGATATTCCATATTGATTTTTGCAACCCATTGTTGCATCTCTTTTTTTCGGCTTTCAAACTTTGCACGATCATGGTCTCGAATAATATACGATATAGTTGTTTTCTCCACCGTTCCATTCATGGATGTCAGGTGATAGAAGCCTTCATAATTTTCAGTATGCTGGGGAG encodes the following:
- a CDS encoding DUF4924 family protein; this encodes MFVAKEKKEENIAEYILYMWQIEDLIRANQLDLDAIQQNIIASSSLSPDKKKQLLEWYSDLIEMMRAENIQQTGHLQFVSNALDDLIDLHYALVKSQKHADYTAQLYKALPYMADFIRRSEVASHAKDEVEGCFVFLYGVFLLRLQRKPLTQETEQAFAQISKLIALLSLKYKQFQLGALDPESLS
- a CDS encoding GtrA family protein, giving the protein MLIQFVRFCVVGASGTIIDFGLTYLLKEKLRLNPYVANSTGFATAASSNYLLNRIWAFHNHNPQIGEQYALFMLIAVIGLLINNATIYFLVKKWHMNFYVSKVVATIVVTLWNFGMNYLFTFR
- a CDS encoding RNA-binding S4 domain-containing protein, coding for MGNEIRIDKWLWTMRLFKTRSLAADYCKKGRVMMHGISMKPSHMVKEGDIIQLRRPPVMFSFRIIAISPNRLSAKFVSNFMENVTPLDQFELLEVSHISGFVDRDRGLGRPTKKERRDLDFFTDQNYADFLSFDDEDEE
- a CDS encoding DUF362 domain-containing protein; the protein is MAYVITEDCIACGTCISECPVGAISEGDIYVIDPDVCTDCGTCADVCPSEAIHPA
- the gcvT gene encoding glycine cleavage system aminomethyltransferase GcvT — protein: MKTTPFTELHMALGAKMHEFAGYNMPIEYSGILDEHFVVRSKVGVFDVSHMGEFWVKGKSALPFLQKITTNDVSSLPIGKAQYTCFPNGHGGIVDDLLIYHYEENKYLLVVNAANIEKDWHWCVSNNTEGAELENSSDRMAQLAVQGPKATKVLQQLTDVDLSSIPYYSFKVGEFAGVPEVILSNTGYTGAGGFELYFYPEDGMKIWNAIFEKGKSEGIQPIGLGARDTLRLEMGFALYGNDIDDSTSPIEAGLGWITKFVPEKTFMDRILLEQQKKEGVSRRLVGFRLTAKGIPRHGYDIADNQGNIIGKVTSGTISPVLKVGIGMGYVSTTFASPGSEIFISIREKLIPAQVVKMPFCKGVIE